The Deltaproteobacteria bacterium genome contains a region encoding:
- a CDS encoding cation:proton antiporter: MEVHSFFLHLIIILMSARFLGEVAAHMGAPSVTGEILAGIIFGPSILGLIQPNDILKLLAEIGVILLLFEVGLETDITELTRSGAKATIVAIVGFVAPFLFGFCISYGIFNLSLLVSLFIGGTITATSIGITIRVLTDLDRHHSHEAQVVLGAAVMDDIMGIVLLAILYEFSAGGGVSLGNSVRVIIFVVLFLMMAPLLAKLISGWIRKVEAISQTRGVISTTVVSLVLFFAWLAHAVGAPEILGGFAAGLALSRRFVLPMGVAIHSDPDFADRVDNDIKPIIHLFTPIFFVMVGLSLNFRVIDWTSSFIWSFSILIIIGAFAGKLLGAMIISDNMYRKFLIGFAMIPRGEVGLIFAELGRASNILSNEVYAALIIVVAVTTVIPPLVMERFYVRYGERIDGDEEKKVWT, from the coding sequence ATGGAAGTACATTCTTTTTTTCTTCACCTTATCATTATTCTCATGTCCGCCCGTTTTCTCGGCGAGGTTGCAGCCCATATGGGCGCGCCGTCGGTAACGGGTGAAATACTGGCGGGCATCATCTTCGGTCCCAGTATTCTCGGGCTTATCCAACCCAACGATATACTGAAACTCCTTGCCGAGATAGGCGTTATTCTGCTTCTCTTCGAAGTGGGCCTCGAAACGGACATTACCGAACTTACAAGGTCCGGTGCAAAGGCAACCATTGTTGCTATTGTTGGTTTTGTCGCCCCTTTTCTTTTCGGTTTCTGCATCAGTTACGGAATTTTCAATCTCAGTCTTCTCGTTTCGCTCTTCATTGGCGGAACCATTACGGCAACAAGTATAGGGATTACTATCCGGGTGCTTACCGACCTTGATCGTCATCACAGTCATGAGGCCCAGGTAGTGCTTGGTGCTGCCGTTATGGATGACATTATGGGCATTGTCCTTCTTGCCATCCTGTATGAATTTTCAGCAGGCGGCGGGGTAAGCCTTGGAAACTCGGTAAGGGTAATTATTTTTGTTGTTTTATTCCTCATGATGGCTCCCTTGCTGGCAAAGCTCATCTCGGGATGGATAAGGAAGGTAGAAGCTATCAGCCAGACGAGAGGCGTTATATCGACGACAGTTGTTTCCCTGGTTCTCTTCTTTGCCTGGCTTGCCCATGCTGTGGGCGCTCCTGAAATACTGGGAGGATTTGCCGCCGGTCTCGCTCTTAGCCGCCGCTTTGTTCTCCCCATGGGAGTGGCTATACATTCAGACCCTGATTTTGCAGACAGGGTAGACAATGATATCAAGCCTATTATCCATCTCTTTACTCCCATCTTCTTTGTTATGGTGGGCCTCTCTCTTAATTTCAGGGTCATAGACTGGACTTCGTCCTTTATCTGGTCCTTTTCAATTCTTATTATTATTGGCGCTTTTGCCGGCAAGCTTCTCGGTGCAATGATTATAAGCGATAATATGTACAGGAAATTTCTTATCGGTTTCGCCATGATACCCCGGGGAGAGGTAGGGCTTATCTTTGCCGAACTCGGCAGGGCCTCAAATATATTGAGCAACGAGGTTTATGCGGCCCTTATTATCGTTGTGGCCGTGACAACAGTCATTCCTCCCCTGGTGATGGAGCGATTTTATGTTCGCTATGGTGAGAGGATCGATGGTGATGAAGAGAAAAAAGTGTGGACTTAA